A region from the Algoriphagus machipongonensis genome encodes:
- the panB gene encoding 3-methyl-2-oxobutanoate hydroxymethyltransferase, producing MSVHSSANIKRITTHILQEMKSRGEKISMLTAYDFSMAKIVDSAGIDIILVGDSASNVMAGHETTLPITLDQMIYHATSVVRAVSRAFVVVDIPFGSYQGNSSEALRSAIRIMKESGAHAIKVEGGAEIKESVVRILSAGVPVMGHLGLTPQSIYKFGTYSVRAKEESEAEKLIEDAKILEECGCFAIVLEKIPASLAKKVAETVSIPVIGIGAGGDVDGQVLVMHDMLGITQEFKPRFLRQYADLQSVMMDAFANYIKDVKNRDFPNERESY from the coding sequence ATGTCTGTTCATTCTTCAGCTAATATCAAAAGGATTACCACCCATATTCTTCAGGAAATGAAGTCCCGGGGTGAGAAGATTTCTATGCTTACAGCCTATGATTTTTCAATGGCTAAAATTGTTGATTCAGCAGGCATAGATATCATTTTGGTAGGTGATTCTGCCTCCAATGTGATGGCAGGCCATGAAACAACTCTGCCGATAACACTAGATCAAATGATTTATCATGCGACTTCAGTGGTTAGGGCAGTAAGCAGAGCTTTTGTCGTGGTGGATATTCCTTTTGGATCTTACCAGGGAAATAGCTCTGAGGCGCTAAGATCTGCTATCAGAATTATGAAAGAATCTGGAGCACATGCAATCAAGGTAGAAGGTGGAGCTGAGATTAAAGAGTCCGTAGTAAGGATTTTAAGTGCCGGTGTTCCAGTCATGGGGCACTTGGGATTGACTCCTCAATCAATTTATAAGTTTGGTACCTATAGCGTCCGAGCAAAGGAGGAATCTGAAGCTGAAAAACTTATAGAGGATGCTAAGATTTTGGAAGAATGTGGCTGTTTTGCGATTGTACTCGAAAAGATTCCAGCTTCATTGGCTAAGAAAGTTGCTGAAACTGTTTCTATACCCGTGATTGGAATCGGAGCAGGTGGTGATGTGGATGGCCAAGTCTTGGTTATGCATGACATGTTAGGAATTACTCAAGAATTTAAACCAAGATTTTTGCGACAGTATGCAGATTTGCAATCCGTAATGATGGATGCTTTTGCCAATTATATTAAAGATGTGAAGAATAGGGATTTCCCTAATGAAAGAGAGAGCTATTAA
- a CDS encoding glycoside hydrolase family 57 protein yields the protein MRTICFYFQVHQPFRLKPYRFFDIGDDHHYWDDFSNRSIMRKVAQKCYLPMNALLLELIQKYDGAFKVSFSISGTFMDQMQAYAPDVLESFQKLVATGHVELLNETYSHSLASLKSKDEFKDLVNKHQEKISNLFNGYKPTVFRNTELIYSDEIGAMIAEMGYEAMLTEGAKHILGWKSPNYVYVNSVEPKLKILLKNFQLSDDIAFRFGNKSWDDYPLTVDKFIDWINEIPKEDETLNLFMDYETFGEHQWAETGIFDFMKHLPEAVFNKTDFNFSTPSEVAKKISPVGKIHVPIPISWADEERDLTAWLGNDLQDEAFDRLYDLEKLVNTIDDEEIQRDWRYLQTSDHFYYMCTKFFSDGDIHSYFSPYDSPYDAFINYMNVLSDFMIRLKEKSIKVEV from the coding sequence ATGAGAACTATTTGTTTTTACTTCCAGGTACACCAGCCATTTCGCCTTAAGCCCTATCGTTTTTTTGATATAGGAGATGATCATCACTATTGGGATGATTTCAGTAATAGAAGCATCATGAGGAAAGTCGCTCAGAAGTGTTATTTACCTATGAATGCCCTGCTTTTGGAATTGATTCAGAAATATGACGGGGCATTTAAAGTTAGTTTCTCGATTTCTGGAACCTTTATGGATCAGATGCAGGCCTATGCTCCTGATGTTTTGGAAAGCTTTCAAAAGCTAGTGGCTACAGGACATGTAGAACTTCTTAACGAGACCTACTCACACTCTCTTGCTTCGCTTAAAAGTAAAGATGAATTCAAGGACTTGGTTAATAAACATCAGGAGAAAATAAGCAATTTGTTTAATGGCTATAAACCAACAGTCTTTAGAAATACCGAATTAATTTATTCAGATGAAATAGGGGCAATGATCGCAGAAATGGGATATGAAGCCATGCTTACAGAGGGTGCTAAACACATCCTAGGATGGAAAAGCCCGAACTATGTGTATGTCAATAGTGTCGAACCCAAATTGAAAATTTTACTTAAAAATTTCCAGCTTAGTGATGACATTGCTTTCCGATTTGGGAATAAGAGCTGGGATGATTACCCTTTGACGGTCGACAAGTTTATTGATTGGATAAATGAGATCCCTAAAGAAGACGAGACACTAAATCTATTTATGGATTATGAAACTTTTGGGGAACATCAATGGGCAGAAACAGGAATTTTCGATTTCATGAAACACCTTCCTGAGGCAGTTTTCAATAAAACCGATTTCAATTTCTCCACCCCTTCTGAAGTGGCAAAAAAGATCTCACCTGTAGGAAAAATCCACGTTCCAATCCCTATTTCATGGGCCGATGAAGAAAGAGATTTAACCGCTTGGCTCGGAAATGATTTACAGGATGAAGCTTTTGATCGTTTATACGATTTAGAGAAACTAGTCAATACGATCGATGATGAGGAAATCCAAAGGGATTGGAGATACCTTCAGACATCGGATCATTTTTATTATATGTGTACGAAATTCTTCTCTGACGGAGATATCCACTCTTATTTTAGCCCATACGATTCTCCCTATGATGCCTTTATTAACTACATGAATGTGCTAAGCGATTTTATGATCAGGCTAAAGGAAAAATCTATCAAAGTAGAAGTTTAA
- a CDS encoding glycosyltransferase family 4 protein: MKVLMFGWEFPPHISGGLGTACYGLIKGLTHHNQDIIFVVPKLWGDEEPMADFVNASDISIDYREKRFKSIWKNLTYLEVSSFLVPYLGPEEYQKFTDYALHDRSDVNESIFTTKYQFSGKYGKNLMEEVSRYALTGAQIARDRSDFEIIHAHDWLSFPAGIAAKEISGKPLVAHVHATEFDRSGESVNQIVYDIERAGMHAADHIIAVSQLTKNTIVKKYGIDASKVTVVHNAVLDASIIISSFQKKVPEKIVTFLGRITFQKGPEYFVEAAKKVIDRDPNVRFVMAGSGDLLNRMIDRVAELRIGTKFNFTGFLKGKDVDHMFAISDVYVMPSVSEPFGISPLEAVRHNTPVIISKQSGVAEVLTNAIKIDFWDIDAMADAIFALLHYQGISRMFKELGSEELKKLKWEHVASKLITVYEKTLSETS; encoded by the coding sequence ATGAAGGTATTAATGTTTGGCTGGGAATTCCCGCCACATATTTCTGGAGGACTTGGAACAGCATGTTATGGCTTGATTAAGGGGCTGACCCACCATAATCAAGACATCATTTTTGTGGTACCAAAACTTTGGGGAGATGAAGAGCCTATGGCTGATTTTGTCAATGCAAGTGATATATCCATTGACTACCGGGAAAAGCGATTTAAATCCATCTGGAAAAACCTCACTTATTTAGAGGTCAGTAGTTTTTTGGTGCCTTACCTGGGCCCTGAAGAATATCAAAAATTCACAGATTATGCTTTACATGATCGATCTGATGTAAACGAAAGTATTTTTACTACCAAGTACCAGTTTAGTGGAAAATATGGCAAAAACCTCATGGAGGAAGTAAGCCGATATGCATTAACAGGGGCACAGATCGCAAGAGACAGAAGTGATTTTGAAATAATCCATGCACATGATTGGCTATCTTTTCCCGCAGGTATTGCTGCCAAAGAAATCAGCGGCAAACCATTAGTAGCTCATGTACATGCTACAGAATTTGATCGCTCAGGTGAATCTGTTAACCAGATAGTATATGATATAGAGCGAGCGGGGATGCATGCTGCAGACCATATCATTGCGGTCAGTCAATTGACTAAAAACACGATTGTAAAAAAGTATGGCATAGACGCCAGTAAAGTAACGGTAGTCCACAATGCTGTTTTAGATGCCAGCATCATCATTTCTTCTTTCCAGAAAAAAGTCCCTGAAAAAATCGTTACATTCTTAGGTAGAATCACATTCCAGAAAGGTCCAGAATATTTTGTAGAAGCTGCCAAAAAAGTAATCGATCGAGACCCCAATGTACGTTTTGTCATGGCTGGATCCGGAGATTTACTCAATAGAATGATTGACCGTGTGGCTGAATTAAGAATTGGGACAAAATTCAATTTCACAGGATTCCTGAAAGGCAAAGATGTGGATCATATGTTTGCCATTTCAGATGTTTATGTGATGCCTTCTGTCTCAGAACCCTTTGGAATCTCTCCTTTAGAGGCTGTAAGACATAATACTCCAGTGATTATATCAAAGCAATCAGGGGTTGCTGAAGTCCTTACCAATGCCATTAAAATTGATTTTTGGGACATCGATGCGATGGCCGATGCAATTTTTGCGCTTTTACATTACCAAGGAATATCTCGAATGTTCAAAGAGTTGGGGAGCGAGGAATTGAAAAAATTAAAATGGGAGCATGTCGCCTCTAAGCTTATCACTGTTTACGAAAAAACTTTATCCGAAACATCATGA
- a CDS encoding amylo-alpha-1,6-glucosidase gives MSYIHFDKTQLINLNYSLDREILRTNRAGSYTSTSIIGCNTRKYHGLLVVPQPQIDSQSHVLLSTVHETVIQRGSSFNLGISKYPGNYSPRGHKYLEDFDSEPIPKLTYRVGGVLLQKELILDTNRDRVMIRYTLLDAHSPTKIRISPFLAFRPYHNLMKANTFINKKYGKAPNGIKCQLYEKYDPLFLQLSKKCEFVPVPDWYYNIEYIQERERGYDYQEDLYVPGYFEFDIEKGESVIFSAGLTEADPKTRESAFKKEIARRIPRNNFENCLKNSAGQFIRKRDGETRVIAGYPWFGWWGRDTFVAAPGLTLTVGENSTFLEIMDSMSNNLNGPLFPNVGSGVMTNMNSIDAPLWYFWALQQYVLYTKDSKTIKERYLSKMKGIIDGYLNGTDFNIKVQENGLVYGGEKGKALTWMDAVTPEGPVTPRTGCPVEIQALWYNALCFYHELTGDESMLSHAAQTKETFEKEFWSEEHGYLADYISGDKKDWSVRPNMVFATSLPYTMLSEGQKDQVLEIVKSKLLTTRGLRSLSPDDYAYKGYYFGDQISRDEAYHNGTVWTWPLGHFVEGYIKLHGKSSLNFIKKIVDGFDGVMTQYGVGTVAELYDGDPPHRPKGAISQAWSVAELLRMMDLVKRI, from the coding sequence ATGAGTTACATCCATTTTGATAAAACCCAGCTGATCAATCTTAACTATTCGCTGGATAGAGAGATCCTCCGAACCAATAGAGCGGGGTCTTATACCAGCACCTCCATCATTGGCTGTAACACTCGTAAATACCATGGCCTATTGGTTGTCCCCCAACCACAAATAGACTCTCAAAGCCATGTCCTTCTTTCTACTGTCCATGAAACTGTCATCCAACGAGGGTCTAGCTTTAACCTTGGAATCAGCAAATACCCTGGAAACTATTCCCCTAGAGGACATAAGTATTTAGAAGACTTTGATTCAGAGCCCATTCCAAAACTTACGTACCGAGTAGGAGGAGTTCTTTTACAAAAAGAGTTGATCTTGGACACCAACCGAGACAGGGTAATGATTCGATACACTTTACTGGATGCACACTCTCCTACCAAGATCAGAATTTCTCCATTTTTAGCATTTCGCCCCTATCATAACTTAATGAAGGCGAATACTTTCATCAATAAAAAATATGGTAAAGCTCCAAATGGAATAAAATGCCAGCTTTACGAAAAGTACGATCCTCTTTTCTTACAGCTGTCAAAAAAATGCGAGTTTGTCCCAGTTCCAGATTGGTACTACAACATAGAGTATATTCAGGAAAGAGAACGAGGGTACGATTATCAAGAGGATCTATATGTTCCTGGGTATTTTGAGTTTGACATAGAAAAGGGAGAGTCTGTCATTTTTTCAGCAGGACTGACAGAGGCAGACCCCAAAACCCGTGAATCTGCATTCAAAAAAGAAATTGCCAGAAGGATCCCTAGAAACAATTTCGAAAACTGCCTTAAAAATTCAGCTGGCCAATTCATCCGAAAAAGAGATGGAGAGACACGAGTTATTGCGGGATACCCTTGGTTTGGCTGGTGGGGAAGAGACACTTTTGTTGCTGCTCCAGGTCTAACGCTTACCGTGGGTGAAAACAGTACATTTTTGGAAATCATGGACTCCATGTCCAATAATTTAAATGGCCCATTATTTCCCAATGTTGGCAGTGGAGTAATGACAAATATGAACTCAATCGATGCCCCACTCTGGTATTTCTGGGCATTGCAGCAGTATGTATTATATACTAAAGACAGTAAAACGATCAAGGAACGGTACCTAAGTAAAATGAAAGGCATCATAGATGGCTATCTCAACGGTACCGATTTCAATATTAAAGTGCAGGAAAATGGACTCGTCTATGGAGGTGAAAAAGGAAAAGCTCTTACCTGGATGGATGCAGTTACTCCAGAGGGTCCTGTAACGCCGAGAACTGGCTGTCCGGTAGAGATTCAAGCGCTTTGGTATAATGCGCTATGCTTTTATCACGAATTGACAGGAGACGAGAGTATGTTGAGCCATGCCGCACAAACCAAGGAAACTTTCGAAAAGGAATTTTGGTCAGAGGAGCATGGATATTTAGCGGATTACATATCGGGAGATAAAAAAGATTGGTCAGTAAGGCCAAATATGGTTTTTGCGACATCTTTACCGTATACTATGCTAAGTGAAGGTCAGAAAGATCAGGTACTGGAAATAGTAAAATCAAAGTTATTGACCACAAGAGGGTTGCGATCTCTTTCACCAGATGATTACGCCTATAAAGGATATTATTTTGGAGACCAGATTAGTCGAGATGAGGCCTATCATAATGGTACAGTTTGGACCTGGCCTTTAGGGCATTTTGTCGAAGGATACATCAAACTTCATGGAAAGTCCTCATTGAATTTCATCAAAAAAATTGTAGATGGATTTGATGGGGTTATGACCCAATATGGAGTAGGCACTGTTGCAGAATTATATGATGGAGATCCTCCCCATAGACCTAAGGGAGCAATCTCCCAAGCTTGGAGTGTAGCAGAGCTACTTCGAATGATGGATTTGGTAAAGCGGATATAA